One window of the Parasphingopyxis algicola genome contains the following:
- a CDS encoding toll/interleukin-1 receptor domain-containing protein produces MSEDEKGGVFVSYSRRDRDIAERLVARLQSEGFHTLRDLDDILPTEAWRDRLEQLIVQADSIVFLLSPHSARSEVCQWEVEFANSLDKKIAPIVIDDVAGADIPPMLARLNYIFATESDRFDNAVRSLCDALSDDIVWLREHSRLLGLARRWVDRSEPASLLITGDDLRAAEDWANARPPSVPAVTAVVLRFVAASRAAERAATEYDRARLLALETTVEPILKERVGDLEEEEADAMPAADTNAAAADLRMEAETIRNFFAENGRWHPNAADHLMTSDGRGDHMEVYKFPCCGKVTLRADRKQPGQFRADGCVGDPRSE; encoded by the coding sequence GTGTCAGAAGACGAAAAGGGCGGCGTATTCGTCTCCTATTCGAGACGAGACCGCGACATCGCGGAACGGCTCGTCGCGCGGCTGCAATCGGAAGGCTTCCATACGCTCCGCGATCTCGACGATATTCTGCCGACGGAAGCCTGGCGTGACCGCCTGGAACAGTTGATCGTCCAGGCGGATTCGATTGTTTTCCTTCTCAGTCCGCATTCTGCGCGATCCGAGGTCTGTCAGTGGGAGGTGGAATTCGCCAATTCGCTGGACAAGAAGATCGCCCCGATCGTGATCGACGATGTAGCGGGCGCCGATATCCCGCCGATGCTGGCACGGCTCAACTACATATTCGCCACCGAAAGCGACCGGTTCGACAATGCGGTACGCAGCCTTTGCGACGCGTTGAGTGACGATATCGTCTGGCTTCGCGAACATTCGCGACTGCTTGGGCTGGCCAGGCGGTGGGTGGACCGCAGCGAGCCGGCAAGCCTTTTGATCACCGGCGATGATTTGCGCGCCGCCGAAGACTGGGCGAATGCGCGGCCGCCATCGGTGCCGGCGGTGACCGCGGTTGTCCTGCGGTTCGTCGCGGCCAGTCGCGCGGCGGAACGCGCAGCGACCGAATATGATCGCGCTCGCCTGCTCGCGCTGGAAACCACCGTCGAACCCATTTTGAAAGAACGCGTCGGCGACTTGGAAGAAGAAGAAGCGGACGCGATGCCGGCAGCGGATACGAACGCCGCAGCGGCCGATTTACGGATGGAGGCCGAAACCATCCGGAATTTCTTCGCGGAAAATGGGCGTTGGCACCCGAATGCCGCGGACCATCTCATGACCTCGGATGGCCGGGGCGACCATATGGAGGTCTACAAATTTCCGTGCTGCGGCAAGGTAACGCTCCGCGCTGATCGCAAGCAACCGGGACAATTCCGGGCCGACGGCTGCGTCGGCGATCCGCGTAGCGAATAA
- the dinB gene encoding DNA polymerase IV, whose product MPPDDAQGDARPRKIIHIDMDAFYASVEQRDNPELRGRPVAVGGSSGRGVVAAASYEAREFGVRSAMPSVTAKRRCPDLVFVRARFDIYRAVSNQIRGIFKSYTDLVEPLSLDEAYLDVTAYRKLPTATATAEEIRARIRDATGLTASAGVSYNKFLAKIASDQNKPDGICVVTPKQGPKFVARLPVRRFHGVGPKTAEKMKRLGIETGADLRAQSIEFLEAQFGKSAQYYYRAARGIDDRQVKPNRIRKSLGAERTYGEDLHDRDAMIAKLEEVADTVWERAEKGESYGRTVTLKLRYADFETPTRARSLAEPVASRDALLAIGIDLLDTLIPDPRGVRLLGLTMSGFGEKEEEARDSDTLDQLDLRL is encoded by the coding sequence ATGCCGCCCGACGACGCCCAAGGAGATGCGCGCCCGCGCAAGATCATCCATATCGATATGGACGCCTTCTACGCATCGGTCGAACAGCGCGACAATCCCGAACTGCGTGGGCGTCCGGTAGCGGTCGGCGGGTCGAGCGGGCGCGGGGTGGTCGCGGCGGCCTCCTACGAGGCGCGCGAGTTCGGGGTGCGTTCGGCCATGCCCTCCGTCACCGCCAAGCGCCGCTGCCCGGACCTGGTCTTCGTGCGCGCGCGCTTCGATATCTACCGGGCGGTCTCCAACCAGATCCGCGGCATCTTCAAAAGCTATACCGATCTCGTCGAACCGCTCTCGCTCGACGAGGCCTATCTCGACGTTACCGCCTATCGCAAACTCCCGACCGCGACCGCGACCGCCGAGGAGATCCGCGCGCGGATCAGGGACGCGACGGGGCTTACCGCCTCGGCCGGCGTCTCGTACAACAAGTTCCTCGCCAAGATCGCTTCGGACCAGAACAAGCCCGACGGCATCTGCGTCGTGACGCCGAAACAGGGCCCGAAATTCGTCGCCCGGCTTCCCGTCCGCCGCTTCCACGGTGTCGGGCCCAAAACGGCGGAGAAGATGAAGCGGCTCGGCATCGAAACGGGCGCCGACCTGCGCGCGCAGAGCATCGAATTCCTCGAGGCCCAATTCGGCAAGAGCGCGCAATACTATTACCGCGCCGCCCGCGGCATCGACGACCGCCAGGTCAAGCCCAACCGCATCCGCAAGTCGCTCGGCGCCGAACGCACCTATGGCGAGGACCTGCACGACCGCGACGCGATGATCGCGAAGCTCGAAGAGGTGGCCGACACGGTCTGGGAGCGCGCCGAAAAGGGCGAAAGCTATGGCCGTACCGTGACACTCAAACTACGCTATGCGGACTTCGAAACCCCGACCCGCGCCCGCTCGCTGGCCGAACCCGTCGCCAGCCGCGACGCGCTGCTCGCGATCGGCATCGACCTGCTCGACACGCTGATCCCCGATCCGCGCGGCGTGCGCCTGCTCGGCCTCACCATGTCGGGGTTCGGTGAAAAGGAGGAAGAAGCGAGGGACAGCGACACTCTGGACCAGCTCGACCTCCGACTCTAA